The sequence below is a genomic window from Blastopirellula retiformator.
AGCGGTCGTCAGCGTCTTCGACCATGGCTTGCTCTACGGCGACGGGGTTTTCGAAGGCTTGCGCGTCTACGAAGGCAAGGTCTTCCGGATGGAGCAGCACCTGAAACGCCTGTATGACTCGGCCAAGGCGATCTTGCTGGAAATCCCGCTTCCGATCGAAGCGATGACCGACGCCGTGCTGGAAACGGTCGAAAAGAACGGCCTAGCCAACTGCTACATCCGTCTGCTGATCACCCGCGGCGCCGGCACCTTGGGCCTTGGCCCCGAGCGGACGTCGAATCCGCAAGTGATCATCATCGTTGACAAGATCTCGCTCTATCCGGAAGAGCACTACCGCAACGGGCTTGAGATCGTCACCGCCAGCACGATTCGCAACCATCCCGGCGCCCTCAGCCCGCGAATCAAGTCGCTGAACTACCTGAACAACATCATGGCCAAGTGCGAAGCCTCGAAGGCGGGCTGCCTGGAAGCGCTGATGCTGAACCACAAAGGGGAAGTGTCGGAATGCACCGCCGATAACATTTTCATCGTCAAGAACGGCGTGTTGATGACCCCGCCGACCGACGCCGGCATCCTGGAAGGGGTGACCCGTGAAGCGGTCTTGGAACTGGCGGTCGAAGCCGGCATTCCGACGCAGGAAAAGACGCTGACCCGCCACGACGTCTACGTCGCCGACGAGTGCTTCATGACCGGCACCGCCGCCGAAGTGATCGCCGTCGTCCGCATCGATAGCCGCCCGATCGGCGACGCCCGCCCAGGCCCGATCACGCTAAAGTTGCAGGAACTGTTCCACAAGCTGGCCCGTTCGTAGTACACAACACTAGCTTTGGCGCCATGCTCTTGCGGCGTCTTCGCCGGCTTGTAGCATGTCTTCAGCCGCCAAGAAGAGATTCAAACAAGTAAGCCTGCAGGCCAGAGTGACTTCGTTTTAGTCACGCGTCCTGCGGGCTTCTTTTGTTCTTGGCCGCTTTGCGATGGATGCCGAATTCCCTTGCTCGCGCTGCGTGCTAGTTTGGGAAGAGCGATCGCTTACGCCGGGACGATCTTCTCGCGGCCTTCGGTCACGTTTTTCGTCGCGTTGCGGGTGTCGATCACCAGCTGGGCGTCGTTGACGATCTGTTGATAGTCGTAGTCGTCATGGTCGGTGACGATCATCACCGCGTCGAACGAAGCGAGGTTCGCCGGCGAAAGCTCGACGCTTTCCAGCGGCGGCAGGTCGTAGTGCCGCATCGAAGGCAGCTTCGGGATGTAGGGATCGTTGTATGACAGAACCGCGCCCCGCTCGGCCAGCAGTTCCATGATCTTGAAGGTCGGGCTCTCGCGCGGGTCATCGACGTTCTTCTTATACGCGGCGCCCAGGATCAGCACCTTGCTGCCGTTGGTCGGTTTGCGGACGTTGTTCAGCGCGTCGGCCAACTTTTGCACGACGAACAGCGGCATCGACGTGTTGATTTCGCCCGCCAGTTCAATAAACCGCGTCGGCATCTCATTCGCCCGGGCGAGCCAACTGAGATAGAACGGATCGATCGGGATGCAGTGACCGCCCAGACCTGGCCCCGGATAGAACGCCTGAAAGCCAAACGGCTTGGTCTTAGCCGCATTGATCACTTCCCAGACGTCGATGTCGAGCCGATCGAACAGCAGTTTCAGTTCATTGACCAGGGCGATGTTTACCGCCCGGTAGGTGTTCTCCAAAATCTTGCAGGCTTCGGCCACTTCGCAGCTGCTAACCGGAATCGTCTGGACGACTGCTTGGGCATAGAACGCATCGGCCAGCTTCAAGCTGACCGGATCGTAGCCGCCAACGACTTTGGGAATGCCGCTGGCGGTGAAGTTCGGGTTGCCGGGATCTTCTCGTTCGGGGCTGTAGGCCAAAAAGAAGTCGACCCCTGGCTGGAGGCCTGACTTGGCGAGAATCGGCGCCACAACATCGCGGGTGGTGCCGGGATAGGTGGTGCTTTCGAGCACGACCAATTGGCCGGGGCGCAGGTTCTCGGCGATCATCTGGGTGGTCGACTCGACGTAGGACAGGTCGGGATCGCGCGACGCGTCGAGTGGGGTTGGCACGCAGATCAACAGCACGTCCGCCTCGGCCAGTCGCTTCGGATCGCTGGTCGCGGCGAAGCGGCCGCTTTGGACCCAATCGGCGATCCACTTCGAGTCGACATGCTTGATGTAGCTATCGCCGCGGGTCAGCGCGTCGACCTTTTTCTGATCGACATCAAAGCCCAGAGCCGAGAACTCGCTGCCGATAAAGGCCTGTACCAGCGGCAGCCCAACGTAGCCAAGGCCGATTATCCCCACTTTGGCCTCTTTGGAGAGGATCGCCTGGTGGAGCTGAGTCGAGAGTTGTTCGGTGCTAGCGTCTTGGCTCATGGTTTTAAGTCGTTGAAGGTTACGCAGATGTTCCATCTTGAACACGTAATTCTAGCACAGACCTTTTCATCCGTATCATGCGAACGTTTTTCCAGGATCTTTCGTCCTAGGACCTAAGGTGTCGGGCCGACTGCGATAAGTAATTGCGGGCGGGGGAAACCCGCCGGTCATAAACGCAGGAAGCAAAAAGGAACAGACTCATGGCGAAGTATTACGTTGAATCGGGTTCGGTCCGTTTGGTCATTCAAGCCGCTGACGCTCGCCGCGCCGCCCTCTGGTCGGTCCACCGCGTAATGGAGCAGGTTCTGCCGCTGGTCGAAGAAGTGCCGGACGAAGCGGATCAAGAGCCGGTGGGCGGCATGGTGCTGGGGGATGCCATCACCCTGAACGAACAAGGTTTCGACCGCCTCGCCGACACGCAATACGACACGCTGGAAGTGGTCGCCGAGTGGAGTCAACTAATGCTGGCGCTCGACAAGATCGAAAACCTGGCCCGGGGAGTTTGCTGAGAAAAGCGGAAAGTGGAAAGCTGAAAGCGGAAAGCGGAGGAAGCCGGCAACACACTAAGGGCGAGACGCGAGCCGAGGGAATGCGTGTCGCAGCGTCGAAGAGGCGGATCGTTTCGTTCCGGGCTGAACCGATGTAGAAGCTCTCCTCCGACGGACGCCGCTTTCCCTCGGCTCGCGCCCCGGGCTACTATCCTTGGAACGAGGGAAATCCCGATTTCCCCAAAACCATTTTGCCTAGCTTCTCGTACTACCTGTGAGCAACCCATTGAGGTTGTTCGCTTGGCCTTGTTCGACTAAACTTCGCCACAACAATTCGCACGCGTAGCGATTGCGGCATGGAAGCTAGCAAAGAGGATCGCACAGCATGGGCGTTTCGGTCGTCGTTCCGATTTTTAACGAACTCGAAAATATCCCCCACCTATACCAACAGATTCATGACGTCGTCGCCAATTTGGACCGGCCTTATGAAATCATCTTCGTCGACGATGGGTCGAATGATGGGACGTTGGCTCGCGTGCAAGAGATCGCCGCGACCGATCACAATGTGAAGGTGGTCGAGTTCCGTCGCAATTACGGTCAAACCGCCGCGATGCATGCCGGCATTCAATACGCGTCGCTCGACGTCGTGATTACGATGGACGGCGACCTGCAGAACGATCCGACCGACATCCCCATGATGTTGGCCAAAATCGACGAAGGATACGACCTGGTGCATGGTTGGCGGAAGAATCGCCAAGACGCGCTCGTCAATCGCAAGCTGCCGTCGAAGATCGCCAACTGGTTGATCTCGAAAGTGACCAAGTTTCCGATCCATGACCTTGGCTGCACGCTGAAAGCGATCCGCCGCGAAATCGCGCAAGAGCTCGAACTTTACGGCGAAATGCATCGGTTCATTCCGATTCTCGCCCATCAGCGCGGCGCTCGCTGTGTGGAAGTGGTGACCAAGCATCATGCTCGCCGCTTCGGTACTACCAAGTACGGCATCGGCCGCACTACCCGCGTGGTGCTCGACTTGCT
It includes:
- the ilvE gene encoding branched-chain-amino-acid transaminase codes for the protein MSSQQIFINGKYYSKEEAVVSVFDHGLLYGDGVFEGLRVYEGKVFRMEQHLKRLYDSAKAILLEIPLPIEAMTDAVLETVEKNGLANCYIRLLITRGAGTLGLGPERTSNPQVIIIVDKISLYPEEHYRNGLEIVTASTIRNHPGALSPRIKSLNYLNNIMAKCEASKAGCLEALMLNHKGEVSECTADNIFIVKNGVLMTPPTDAGILEGVTREAVLELAVEAGIPTQEKTLTRHDVYVADECFMTGTAAEVIAVVRIDSRPIGDARPGPITLKLQELFHKLARS
- a CDS encoding nucleotide sugar dehydrogenase encodes the protein MSQDASTEQLSTQLHQAILSKEAKVGIIGLGYVGLPLVQAFIGSEFSALGFDVDQKKVDALTRGDSYIKHVDSKWIADWVQSGRFAATSDPKRLAEADVLLICVPTPLDASRDPDLSYVESTTQMIAENLRPGQLVVLESTTYPGTTRDVVAPILAKSGLQPGVDFFLAYSPEREDPGNPNFTASGIPKVVGGYDPVSLKLADAFYAQAVVQTIPVSSCEVAEACKILENTYRAVNIALVNELKLLFDRLDIDVWEVINAAKTKPFGFQAFYPGPGLGGHCIPIDPFYLSWLARANEMPTRFIELAGEINTSMPLFVVQKLADALNNVRKPTNGSKVLILGAAYKKNVDDPRESPTFKIMELLAERGAVLSYNDPYIPKLPSMRHYDLPPLESVELSPANLASFDAVMIVTDHDDYDYQQIVNDAQLVIDTRNATKNVTEGREKIVPA
- a CDS encoding glycosyltransferase family 2 protein, whose translation is MGVSVVVPIFNELENIPHLYQQIHDVVANLDRPYEIIFVDDGSNDGTLARVQEIAATDHNVKVVEFRRNYGQTAAMHAGIQYASLDVVITMDGDLQNDPTDIPMMLAKIDEGYDLVHGWRKNRQDALVNRKLPSKIANWLISKVTKFPIHDLGCTLKAIRREIAQELELYGEMHRFIPILAHQRGARCVEVVTKHHARRFGTTKYGIGRTTRVVLDLLTITYMLNFFASPMKLFGRLGLGCLALSAASALGVVAMKLIGGVDMTGNPLLLLCVLSTIMGGQFFSLGMIGEVNARIYYSDARKQPYAVRTLTNFDPQFDSSVPLERRAA